One Flavobacterium cerinum genomic window, AAACAGTTAATTATTATTAACGTTATTTTTTTCCTGGGTTCTTTAGTTGTTCCCGCGGCTTCTACTTATTTGGCACTTTGGTATTTTGAAAATCCAAATTTCGAATATTGGCAACCGTTAACGCATATGTTTATGCACGGTGGCTGGATGCATATTTTCTTTAATATGTTTGCCTTGTATTCTTTCGGTTCGGCATTGGAACATTTCTGGGGCGGAAAAAAATTCCTGTTCTTTTATATTTCATGCGGACTGGGAGCTGCTTTACTGCATAGCGGTGTGAATTATTATTTATACCATGAAGGCTTGAATACACTTGTTGCTTCAGGATATCCGAGAGAGCAAATCATACAGGTTATGGCTGAAGGGATATACAGTCCGCAATGGGGCGATTTTATGTCGAAAGATACATTAAATGGTTTTCTTCAGGCCTATAATGCTCCTGCTGTTGGTGCTTCCGGTGCCATTTACGGACTTTTAGTTGCCTTTGCGTTTATGTTTCCGACAGCTGAATTAGCATTAATGTTTATTCCGGTTCCGGTTAAGGCAAAATATTTTGTTCCGGGTTTGTTACTAATTGACTTGTATTTGGGACTTTCAGGCCGTTCAATCTTTGGCGGACCAAGCGGAATTGCCCATTTTGCTCATATCGGTGGTGCTATTGTTGGTTTCCTGATGATGTGGTTCTGGAAGAAAAACCAGTTTAACAATAACCGTTGGGATCGTCGGTAATTAAAAAATAAAGGCTAAATTAGTAGTATAAAAACCACAAAAATTAAAGAGAGAATGAATATCCTGGATGATTTAAAAATGCAATATAAAATCGGAGGAATAGCGCAAAAGCTAATCTTCTGGAATGTAGGTATTGCTATTCCGTTCTTTCTTTTAAAATCGTTTGCACCGGATCTTTTTAGTGTACTATTAGATTGGACCAGTTTGTCATCCAATGTGATAAAAATGATAACGCGTCCCTGGACATTGCTGACGT contains:
- a CDS encoding rhomboid family intramembrane serine protease, with the protein product MMNITETVKQLIIINVIFFLGSLVVPAASTYLALWYFENPNFEYWQPLTHMFMHGGWMHIFFNMFALYSFGSALEHFWGGKKFLFFYISCGLGAALLHSGVNYYLYHEGLNTLVASGYPREQIIQVMAEGIYSPQWGDFMSKDTLNGFLQAYNAPAVGASGAIYGLLVAFAFMFPTAELALMFIPVPVKAKYFVPGLLLIDLYLGLSGRSIFGGPSGIAHFAHIGGAIVGFLMMWFWKKNQFNNNRWDRR